CACGCCATCGGCCCGACGGCGCTGGGTGCCATGCGCACCAGCGATCGGCAGAATCAGCGGTGAGAGGAATTTGTCGATATCGGCGATCTCGCGGCCGGTGAGCACGGCGAAAGCGCTGTTCATCTCGCGGGCGGTCTGCTCGATCTGATGAGCGAGAGATTCAGGCACATCAATGCCATCAGGAGTTTCCGCCAATTCGACGAGCGTGCCATCAAAATCGGTGAAAATGGCCAGCTGCGGGGCAGTTGTGACGTCGGTGGTGTCTGTCTGCGGCATTGATGGGCCTCATTGGGACGTATTCGCTACGGTAACGCATAGGTGAGCATTTGGTTCGCGATAAGGCGGCGCCAGGCTCACATGGCAGTCATGCACAATGGACTGTTCTGAACGCGATCTGAATGACGCATTGGTACCGCGTTCAATAGCCGACGGTATCATGAGGCCAGACTGCAATGCCAATTCTGCCTGTAACCGGATTGAACAGGATGTCCCAGATCGGTCTGACCGTGATGTTTGCGCTGGCGCTGAGCCTGCTGACGTTCGCCGCATCCTTTGCCGATGCGCCGCGCAGCGAGTTCATGCCTGAGCTGTCCACGCAGCCCTGAGTGATCAGGCCAGCGGAATGCCGCTGGCACCCTTGTCCTTCTGATAGATCGCCGACAGTTCGCCATAGAGCGCGCTGATGTCGTCGAACCGTCCCACCAGCGCTTCGCGATGATCGCGATCAAGCCCGGCGATCAGCTGGGCGATGCTGTGGCTGGTCCAATAGTGATTGGCGCGGTTGTAGAGCGGACGGTCAGGCGAGACGGTGCCGGTTTCCGGCTCGGGAACGGCATAGACCGCCTTGAGGATGGCGATGTCGTGGGGAATGGCGAAGCTGTCGCGCGTGTCCTGGTAGCTGAACAGATAATAGAAATTGTCAAAGCCCGACCAGGTAATGCCCGACAGGCAGAGCGAGCAGGGCTCATGGGTGGCCAGAAAGATGCAGTCCTTGACGTCGGGGCGCTGGTCCTCGGGCAGTTCGAAGAAGCGCTTGATGGCGTGCATTTCGCCATGCCAGAGCGGGTTTTCGATCTCGTTATTGGTCTCGGCGATGACCACCGAAAGATCGGATTTGCGCAGGATGGCCGCGCCGAACAGCTTGTTGCCATGGGTAACAGCCTGCCGGGTGAGCGGGGCGATGTCGCGTTCGATGACGTCGAGCAGGCGGTCGACAAGGGCAGCGGTGGTCATGGCTTTGGCCGTTCATTGGCTTGGGGATGGCGCACCAGATGGGGGACATCGAAATGGTGTTCCTGAAGATTATTGCCGTCGCCACCACGATCAACCACCAGGAAATCGGCTGCCTGCTCGAGGGGCGTGAGCACGCCGTGCCAGGTGTTCATGGCGATATTGACGCCCTGGCCGGGCCGGGTGATGAAAGCGCGTGGCATATCGGGCGTGCCCGACAGATCGCCGGCGACAATGACCAGAAACGGTTTGTCGCCCAGCGGATAGAAGGCCTGACTGCCCAACGGGTGGCGTTCGACCATGCGCAGTGTCAGGGGCAGGTCATAGGGCTTGCCGCGAAAGATCGAGATGAGCGGGCGGGGCCGGACGCCACCAAGCTCGACTTCTGCCAGATCGTGGTAGCGCTCGGTCATGCCATTGTTGATGGGATAGTGCTCGGCACCATCAAGTTCGATGACCTGACCAAAGGGGGCAAAACTCTCGGCAGTGAGCGGCTCGATCAGAATGGTGCTCATGGTCTAAAGGCCCAGCTTCATGTGCCGGTTGACGTCCTTGTAGAGCAGGTAGCGGAAGCGCTCCGGCCCGGCATAGCAGGCCTGGGGACAAAAGGCGCGCAGCCACATGAAGTCGCCGGCTTCGACTTCCACCCAATCGCGGTTGAGGCGATAGACGGCCTTGCCTTCAAGCACATAGAGGCCGTGCTCCATGACATGGGTTTCCTCGAACGGAATGACCGCGCCGGGCTCAAGGGTGACGATATTGACGTGCATGTCGTGGCGCAGATCGTCGGGTTCGACAAAGCGGGTGGTGCCCCAGCGCTCCCTGGTGTCGGCCATCCAGCGGATGGGCTGCTCGTTTTCATTGGTGACAAAGGCGGTGGGCTTGGCGATGCCCTCAACGGCTTCGTAACGCTTGCGCACCCAATGGAAGCGGGTGGGCTCGTGGCCCTTGTTGAGCAGGCTCCAATCGCTGCCGGGCGGCAGGAAGGCATAGCCGCCTGGGCTCAGCGTATGGGTGGTGCCAGCAATGGTCAGGCTGGCCTCGCCCGCCACGACGAACAGCACGCCCTCGGCCTCGGGATTGGGCTCGGGGCGGTCGCTGCCGCCACCGGGCAGCACTTCAACAATGTATTGCGAGAAAGTTTCGGCAAAGCCGGTCATGGGGCGGGCAATCACCCAGGCGCGGGTGTCGCTCCAATGGGGCAGGAAGCTGGTGACGATGTCGCGCATCACCCCGTGCGGGATCAGGGCATAGGCTTCGGTGAAAACGGCCCTGCCGGTGTGCAGCGCTGCCTGGGGTGGCAGGCCGGCACTGGGTGAAGCGTAGCTTGGAGTGTCCATTGTCGTTGTGGCCTGATCTCGAAAACGGGTACCAGCAAGGCTGGTCGGATTGGTGATGAAACTGGCAGGTCCGGCGCGCGGTGGCTAGGCGGTCTGTCGCACATCGCTGGTGACGGTGCCCGCCGCGTGAATCTCGGCCTCGTGACTGGGCTCGCGCCAGGTTTCCGCCGTGCCGGCATTGTACCACTCGATCAGCGCGGGCAGCGCCAGCAGGCGCGCGGCGTACTCGTTGGCAGGCTGGCTCAGGGTGAGGCCGTAGGTTTGCAGACGCAGCGCCACGGGGGCGTAGAAGGCGTCGGCGGCGGTGAAGTTTTCACCCGCGAGGTAGGGTCCACCGAATTCGGACAGGCCCTGGCTCCAGATTTCATCAATACGATCGAGATCAGCCTGCAGGGCCGGGGTGACCGCGTTGAGCTGCACGCGTACGCCGCAATTCATGGTGCACACGTCACGCAGGGCCGAGAAGCCGGAATGCATTTCGGCGCAGATGGCGCGGGCAAAGGCGCGCGCGGCCTTGTCGGATGGCCAGAGTTGGGGGTGATCTTCGGCGACGTATTCAACAATGGCCAGCGAGTCCCAGACGCGGGTATCGCCATCGACCAGCAGCGGAACCCGGCCGGTGGGCGAGAAGGCGCGAAACTTGTCGTGGCTGCCATGGTCGACAAAGGGCTGCAATTGCTCGGTGAAGGGAATGTCGAGCACGCGCAGTGCCAGCCAGGGGCGCAGCGACCAGGATGAGTAATTCTTGTTGCCGATGATGAGCGTGTACATGGCCGGGCCCCCGGAATTGAAGATTGGTGTGGTCGCCTGAACTGGCTAGGGCAGGATCGCCTTGA
The DNA window shown above is from Devosia litorisediminis and carries:
- a CDS encoding ureidoglycolate lyase is translated as MSTILIEPLTAESFAPFGQVIELDGAEHYPINNGMTERYHDLAEVELGGVRPRPLISIFRGKPYDLPLTLRMVERHPLGSQAFYPLGDKPFLVIVAGDLSGTPDMPRAFITRPGQGVNIAMNTWHGVLTPLEQAADFLVVDRGGDGNNLQEHHFDVPHLVRHPQANERPKP
- a CDS encoding nucleoside deaminase, producing MTTAALVDRLLDVIERDIAPLTRQAVTHGNKLFGAAILRKSDLSVVIAETNNEIENPLWHGEMHAIKRFFELPEDQRPDVKDCIFLATHEPCSLCLSGITWSGFDNFYYLFSYQDTRDSFAIPHDIAILKAVYAVPEPETGTVSPDRPLYNRANHYWTSHSIAQLIAGLDRDHREALVGRFDDISALYGELSAIYQKDKGASGIPLA
- a CDS encoding bifunctional allantoicase/(S)-ureidoglycine aminohydrolase, translated to MDTPSYASPSAGLPPQAALHTGRAVFTEAYALIPHGVMRDIVTSFLPHWSDTRAWVIARPMTGFAETFSQYIVEVLPGGGSDRPEPNPEAEGVLFVVAGEASLTIAGTTHTLSPGGYAFLPPGSDWSLLNKGHEPTRFHWVRKRYEAVEGIAKPTAFVTNENEQPIRWMADTRERWGTTRFVEPDDLRHDMHVNIVTLEPGAVIPFEETHVMEHGLYVLEGKAVYRLNRDWVEVEAGDFMWLRAFCPQACYAGPERFRYLLYKDVNRHMKLGL
- a CDS encoding glutathione S-transferase family protein, yielding MYTLIIGNKNYSSWSLRPWLALRVLDIPFTEQLQPFVDHGSHDKFRAFSPTGRVPLLVDGDTRVWDSLAIVEYVAEDHPQLWPSDKAARAFARAICAEMHSGFSALRDVCTMNCGVRVQLNAVTPALQADLDRIDEIWSQGLSEFGGPYLAGENFTAADAFYAPVALRLQTYGLTLSQPANEYAARLLALPALIEWYNAGTAETWREPSHEAEIHAAGTVTSDVRQTA